A window of the Rhodoluna limnophila genome harbors these coding sequences:
- a CDS encoding PhoH family protein: MGKAAATTKKQSNLTNQATKTYVLDTSVLLSDPRALFKFKEQEVVIPIIVINELEKKRHDPEIGYYARQALRLLDDLREEHERLDFPIQVGDGGILRVELNHIDQSVLPAGFQLGDNDSRILACAFNLASEGANVTVVSKDLPMRVKASALGMAAEEYRNDNAVDSGWTGLAEIALSADEMSDLYDTEVIKHKAVAELPINTGLVISSERGHALGRVDKGSKIKLVRGDRDVFGVHGRSAEQRLAIDVLLDPEIGIVSLGGRAGTGKSAMALLAALEAVLERRQHKKIIVFRPIFAVGGQELGYLPGGENEKMNPWGQAIFDTLGALVSKEVIDHIVDRGILEILPLTHIRGRSLHDAFVIVDEAQSLERNVLLTVLSRIGQNAKVVLTHDIAQRDNLRVGRHDGIAAVIEALKGQDLFAHITLTRSERSAIAALVTDLLDH, from the coding sequence GTGGGTAAAGCAGCGGCAACAACTAAAAAGCAGTCCAATCTAACCAATCAGGCAACCAAGACCTATGTCTTAGACACCTCGGTTTTGCTCTCAGACCCACGGGCCCTTTTCAAATTCAAAGAACAAGAAGTCGTGATTCCGATCATCGTGATCAACGAGCTGGAAAAGAAACGCCACGACCCAGAAATCGGCTATTACGCTCGACAGGCTCTTCGGCTACTAGATGACCTTCGTGAAGAGCACGAACGCCTTGATTTTCCAATTCAAGTTGGTGACGGCGGAATTCTTCGTGTCGAGTTGAATCACATCGACCAATCGGTGTTGCCGGCCGGATTTCAGCTGGGAGATAACGACAGCAGAATCCTTGCCTGTGCCTTCAATCTGGCCAGCGAGGGCGCAAACGTCACTGTGGTCTCCAAGGACCTACCTATGCGGGTAAAGGCCTCTGCGTTGGGTATGGCAGCTGAGGAGTACCGCAACGATAATGCGGTTGACTCTGGCTGGACTGGATTGGCCGAGATTGCGCTTTCGGCCGATGAGATGTCTGACCTTTACGACACAGAAGTCATTAAGCACAAGGCGGTGGCTGAGCTACCGATAAACACCGGCCTGGTAATTTCATCCGAGCGCGGTCATGCACTTGGTCGGGTTGACAAGGGTTCCAAGATCAAACTTGTGCGCGGTGACCGCGATGTCTTTGGTGTTCACGGCCGCTCGGCTGAACAGCGGCTAGCGATTGATGTGCTTCTTGACCCAGAGATTGGCATTGTGTCACTTGGAGGGCGAGCCGGTACCGGCAAATCTGCCATGGCTCTGCTGGCCGCTCTCGAGGCTGTTCTGGAGCGTCGCCAGCACAAGAAAATCATTGTGTTTCGGCCAATTTTTGCGGTTGGTGGCCAAGAGTTGGGTTACCTGCCGGGTGGCGAAAACGAAAAGATGAACCCTTGGGGTCAGGCAATCTTCGACACTCTCGGTGCTCTGGTTTCAAAAGAGGTTATCGATCACATTGTTGACCGAGGCATTCTAGAAATTCTTCCGCTAACTCACATTCGCGGCCGTTCCCTTCACGATGCATTCGTAATTGTCGATGAGGCTCAGTCGCTTGAGCGAAATGTACTGCTCACTGTGCTTTCAAGAATTGGCCAAAACGCTAAGGTGGTGCTTACTCACGACATCGCCCAGCGCGATAACCTGCGGGTTGGTCGCCACGACGGCATTGCTGCGGTTATTGAGGCGCTGAAGGGTCAGGATCTATTCGCCCACATCACTCTCACTCGATCTGAGCGTTCAGCGATTGCCGCTCTGGTCACCGATTTGCTTGATCATTAG
- a CDS encoding isoprenyl transferase: protein MLMRQLYARVSSSVMTVRNLIYKLYERSLERGLRPEDLPRHIGVILDGNRRWAERQGSTSASHGHEVGAKKTIEFLGWCDDLGIKVVTLYLLSTDNLKGRAEAELQELQDIIGQLATDLAATKRWRLQLVGDRASLPAGLESSIAKAEKSTGKIDGLHVNLAVGYGGRKEIADAMRSILRQHAQEGTTIDELAELLDPDLITQHLYTSGQPDPDLVIRTSGEQRLSGFLLWQSAQSEFYFEEALWPDFRRVDFLRAIRAFESRHRRFGA, encoded by the coding sequence ATGCTCATGAGGCAACTATACGCCCGAGTTTCAAGTAGCGTTATGACTGTGCGCAACTTGATTTACAAGCTTTATGAGAGGTCGCTCGAGCGCGGCCTAAGGCCTGAGGATTTACCTCGGCACATCGGTGTTATTTTGGACGGCAACCGGCGCTGGGCTGAGCGTCAGGGCAGCACCTCGGCGAGCCACGGGCACGAAGTTGGGGCCAAGAAGACCATTGAATTCTTGGGCTGGTGTGACGACTTGGGCATCAAAGTTGTGACTCTGTATCTGCTCTCAACCGATAACCTCAAAGGCCGTGCTGAGGCCGAGTTGCAGGAACTGCAGGACATCATTGGTCAATTGGCTACAGATCTTGCCGCCACTAAGCGCTGGCGCCTGCAATTGGTGGGGGACCGCGCGTCACTGCCGGCAGGCCTTGAAAGCTCAATTGCCAAGGCCGAGAAGTCGACCGGCAAAATTGATGGGCTGCACGTGAACCTGGCGGTCGGCTACGGTGGCCGCAAAGAGATTGCCGACGCAATGCGTTCAATTCTTCGGCAGCACGCCCAAGAGGGAACCACGATTGATGAATTGGCTGAGCTGCTTGACCCTGATTTGATTACGCAGCACCTGTACACCTCAGGGCAACCTGACCCAGACCTCGTGATCCGAACTTCGGGGGAACAGCGCCTCTCAGGATTTTTGCTGTGGCAGTCTGCCCAATCTGAGTTTTATTTTGAGGAAGCCCTTTGGCCAGATTTTCGACGCGTCGATTTCTTGCGCGCCATTCGAGCTTTTGAGTCGCGGCACCGTCGCTTCGGCGCCTAA
- the trhA gene encoding PAQR family membrane homeostasis protein TrhA — MSMPISEGFRETPADEKPTWRGWIHAGVLPIVIAGGIVLVALADGMAAKITTAIFFASSVLLFGNSALYHRFNWSPKVKVALKRIDHANIFLLIAGSYTPITWLALPQEKAVVLMSIIWGTALLGIGFRVFWISAPRWLYVPIYIGMGWGAMAYVVDFMNANAPMMILILAGGLCYTLGAAAYGFKRPNPFPGHFGFHEIFHSFTVLAFMCHWTGILLIALEPAAGSFG, encoded by the coding sequence ATGAGCATGCCCATTTCAGAAGGCTTTAGAGAGACACCTGCCGATGAAAAACCAACCTGGCGAGGTTGGATTCACGCCGGAGTGCTGCCAATTGTTATAGCCGGCGGCATTGTTTTGGTGGCACTGGCCGACGGTATGGCTGCAAAAATCACCACCGCAATTTTCTTTGCCAGCTCGGTACTACTGTTCGGCAATTCAGCGCTGTATCACCGATTCAACTGGAGCCCAAAGGTGAAAGTTGCTCTCAAGAGAATTGACCACGCCAACATCTTTCTGCTGATTGCCGGCAGTTACACGCCAATAACCTGGTTGGCATTACCCCAAGAAAAAGCCGTCGTGCTGATGAGCATCATTTGGGGCACGGCTCTACTAGGCATCGGATTTCGAGTCTTCTGGATCTCAGCCCCGCGCTGGCTATACGTTCCGATCTACATCGGCATGGGTTGGGGCGCTATGGCCTACGTCGTTGACTTTATGAATGCCAATGCACCCATGATGATTCTTATCCTTGCCGGTGGTCTTTGCTACACACTTGGCGCAGCAGCTTACGGTTTCAAGCGCCCAAACCCGTTTCCGGGGCATTTTGGGTTTCATGAGATTTTTCACTCATTCACGGTTTTGGCATTTATGTGCCACTGGACCGGAATCCTACTTATTGCACTTGAGCCAGCGGCCGGAAGCTTCGGCTAA
- a CDS encoding DUF4307 domain-containing protein — translation MSSQTDLLNERYGRKPVNVSKSRARIIIAAASLLTIFLGWAIWVSIDTANQIKHQDQAFEIIDATQASVTFEITRPNGNAVVCAVQVLNQSYAVVGYKEVVIPASDQKIVATETKLNTTEKGVTGLVDKCWFQ, via the coding sequence ATGAGCTCTCAAACTGACCTTTTGAACGAACGTTATGGCCGCAAACCGGTAAACGTGTCAAAATCGCGGGCCCGGATAATTATTGCGGCTGCCTCGTTACTCACAATCTTTCTGGGTTGGGCCATCTGGGTTAGCATCGACACCGCTAACCAAATCAAGCACCAGGATCAGGCCTTCGAGATTATCGATGCAACCCAGGCATCCGTCACTTTTGAAATAACCAGACCAAACGGCAATGCCGTGGTTTGTGCAGTGCAGGTTCTGAACCAGTCCTACGCCGTAGTTGGGTACAAAGAAGTTGTAATTCCCGCCTCCGACCAGAAAATTGTGGCCACTGAGACCAAACTAAACACCACCGAAAAAGGCGTCACCGGCTTAGTCGATAAATGCTGGTTCCAATAA
- the greA gene encoding transcription elongation factor GreA, translating into MSETHEPTWLTQAAYDRLAAELEYLLTVARQDIAKKIQEAREEGDLKENGGYHAAKEEQGKIEARAARLENILANAVVGEARESHGVVEQGTVVRLTMNGSELEFLLGSAEIAEGTDIDVYSPDSPIGTAIMGAKVGETVSFFAPNGKERTIEILEVKNFEG; encoded by the coding sequence ATGTCTGAAACCCACGAACCAACCTGGCTAACCCAGGCTGCCTATGACCGACTCGCGGCTGAGCTTGAATACCTGCTCACCGTTGCACGTCAGGACATCGCCAAAAAAATTCAAGAGGCTCGCGAAGAGGGCGACTTGAAAGAGAACGGCGGTTACCACGCAGCCAAGGAGGAGCAGGGCAAAATCGAAGCCCGCGCGGCACGCCTTGAAAACATCCTGGCCAACGCCGTTGTTGGCGAAGCACGTGAATCTCACGGCGTCGTTGAACAGGGCACCGTGGTTCGTCTGACGATGAATGGCAGCGAGCTAGAGTTTTTGCTCGGCAGCGCTGAAATCGCCGAGGGCACCGACATCGATGTTTACAGCCCAGACAGCCCAATCGGAACAGCAATTATGGGAGCCAAAGTCGGCGAGACCGTGAGCTTTTTTGCCCCAAACGGCAAAGAGCGCACCATTGAGATTCTTGAAGTAAAAAACTTCGAGGGCTAA
- the ilvA gene encoding threonine ammonia-lyase has protein sequence MPKTSPVVAPTLDEFEAAREIVSQVAIVTPVLHSNYLTDLTGQEVYLKAENLQRTGAYKIRGAYNRMTKLTDAERKLGVVAASAGNHAQGVALAAKKLGIKATIFMPIGASLPKLQATENYGAEVVLVGAVFNETLKAAQEYAAKQGAIFIPPYDHIDVVKGQGTVGLEIMEQVPDVENIVVAIGGGGLAAGMAVAAKLTAAKSGRKIRVIGVQSEHAAPYVPSLKSGELTEITISRTIADGIAVGKPGRIPFEIIKQFVDKVVTVSDDEIAKAIVVLMERSKQVVEPAGAVAVAALMSGAFKPKGKTVAVLSGGNIDPLLMQKVIGHGLAASERYTTISVMLPDRPGQLVKTAEAIAAAHGNVVEVLHTRHGKGLEISEVELRMSVETTGHEHRQRVLKALQAAGLKARIEAD, from the coding sequence ATGCCAAAGACCAGTCCAGTAGTTGCGCCAACTCTCGATGAGTTTGAAGCTGCTCGCGAGATTGTGTCTCAGGTTGCGATTGTGACCCCGGTTCTGCACTCAAACTACCTGACTGATCTAACCGGCCAAGAGGTCTATTTGAAGGCCGAGAACCTTCAGCGCACTGGTGCTTACAAGATTCGCGGTGCCTACAACCGCATGACCAAATTGACTGATGCAGAACGCAAGCTTGGTGTGGTTGCCGCGAGTGCTGGTAACCACGCTCAGGGTGTGGCTTTAGCCGCAAAAAAGTTGGGCATCAAGGCAACAATCTTCATGCCGATTGGTGCATCGCTGCCAAAGCTTCAGGCAACTGAAAACTACGGCGCAGAGGTTGTTCTAGTCGGCGCGGTTTTCAACGAGACCCTCAAGGCTGCGCAAGAGTACGCAGCGAAGCAGGGTGCAATCTTCATTCCGCCTTATGACCACATCGATGTTGTCAAGGGGCAAGGAACCGTTGGGCTCGAGATTATGGAGCAGGTTCCAGATGTCGAGAACATCGTCGTTGCTATCGGCGGTGGCGGATTGGCTGCCGGAATGGCGGTGGCTGCAAAGCTGACCGCGGCCAAGTCTGGCCGAAAGATTAGAGTTATCGGTGTTCAGTCAGAACACGCTGCACCGTACGTTCCATCGCTAAAGTCAGGCGAGCTAACCGAAATCACGATTAGTCGAACCATTGCAGATGGTATCGCCGTTGGCAAACCGGGACGCATCCCGTTTGAAATTATCAAGCAGTTTGTAGACAAAGTGGTGACCGTTAGCGACGACGAAATTGCCAAGGCAATTGTGGTTTTGATGGAGCGTTCAAAGCAGGTGGTTGAGCCCGCTGGCGCTGTTGCTGTTGCCGCGCTGATGTCTGGGGCATTCAAGCCAAAGGGTAAGACTGTTGCAGTGCTTTCGGGCGGCAACATCGACCCGCTGCTGATGCAGAAGGTTATCGGTCACGGTCTCGCTGCCTCGGAGCGATACACAACAATCTCGGTCATGCTTCCGGATCGCCCAGGTCAGCTGGTAAAAACTGCCGAAGCAATTGCAGCCGCGCACGGAAACGTGGTTGAAGTGTTGCACACCAGGCACGGCAAGGGTCTTGAGATCAGCGAGGTTGAGCTTCGTATGAGTGTCGAAACAACTGGACACGAGCACCGCCAGCGGGTCTTGAAGGCTCTGCAGGCTGCCGGCCTAAAGGCGCGCATCGAAGCCGATTAG
- a CDS encoding M48 family metalloprotease: MYSAIAANKRNTVFIVAGFVLLLGGLAYWWGQVSGNGSSSFLIIGFIAVYALFQYYMASSIAIAMSGAVPIEKSDNPRLWRIVENLSITEGMPMPKVYVIPDEAPNAFATGRDPKHAVVAATTGLLAIMDDKELEGVMAHELGHVKNYDIRVSTIVFGLVSAVAVLADFAIRMAFFSNHGHNRNSNDNGFGLALIVIGIIGSIIAWFIGPLVSAAVSRQREYLADATGAHTTRYPEGLASALEKLGTYGRPMRRASSSMAHMYINDPVKPGMVERLFSTHPPIPKRIARLREIGTKF, translated from the coding sequence ATGTATTCAGCCATCGCGGCTAATAAACGCAATACGGTATTCATCGTTGCGGGCTTTGTTTTGCTACTCGGCGGTCTGGCTTATTGGTGGGGTCAGGTCAGTGGAAACGGCTCGAGCTCATTTCTGATCATCGGCTTTATCGCGGTTTATGCCCTTTTCCAGTACTACATGGCCAGCTCGATTGCTATTGCCATGAGTGGCGCGGTACCGATTGAAAAGTCAGATAACCCAAGGCTTTGGAGAATCGTCGAAAACCTTTCAATCACCGAGGGCATGCCGATGCCGAAGGTTTACGTAATTCCGGATGAAGCACCCAACGCTTTTGCAACCGGTCGCGATCCAAAGCATGCTGTAGTAGCCGCAACCACGGGCTTGCTGGCAATCATGGATGACAAAGAGCTAGAAGGCGTTATGGCCCACGAGCTGGGGCACGTGAAGAACTACGACATTCGAGTGTCAACCATTGTTTTCGGTTTGGTGAGTGCAGTTGCGGTACTGGCTGACTTCGCAATTCGCATGGCCTTTTTCTCGAATCACGGCCACAACCGTAATTCAAACGACAACGGATTTGGTCTTGCCCTAATCGTCATTGGAATTATCGGCAGCATCATTGCCTGGTTTATTGGTCCGTTGGTTTCTGCCGCGGTGTCCCGTCAGCGTGAATACCTAGCTGATGCGACTGGAGCACACACCACCCGCTACCCAGAAGGCCTAGCTAGTGCGCTAGAGAAATTGGGTACCTATGGGCGACCAATGCGCCGAGCCAGCTCATCGATGGCCCACATGTACATCAACGACCCAGTCAAGCCGGGCATGGTTGAGCGCTTGTTTTCGACCCACCCACCAATTCCGAAGCGAATCGCGCGCCTTCGTGAAATTGGCACTAAGTTCTAA
- a CDS encoding LemA family protein, translated as MDYTWIVIIAVVAVIGIFLWSTYNGLVTLNVRVDEAWSDITVQLKRRADLIPNLIETVKGYATHEREVFENVTKARAETISPAVMADPAAAAVAEDGFHAAMKSLFAVAEAYPQLQANQNFLSLQQELTDTEDKVMAARRFYNGGVRELNTKIKQFPQTLFVRSLGFKERAFFEVADAAAIQEPPTVKF; from the coding sequence ATGGACTACACATGGATCGTAATCATCGCAGTTGTTGCTGTAATCGGTATTTTTCTTTGGTCAACCTACAACGGACTGGTCACTCTAAACGTACGCGTTGATGAGGCCTGGAGCGACATCACGGTTCAGCTAAAGCGCCGTGCCGACTTGATTCCAAACCTTATTGAGACAGTCAAGGGATACGCGACTCACGAACGTGAAGTGTTTGAGAACGTGACCAAGGCGCGAGCCGAAACAATTTCTCCAGCCGTGATGGCCGACCCAGCTGCCGCAGCGGTTGCCGAAGATGGCTTTCACGCCGCCATGAAGAGCTTGTTCGCAGTTGCCGAGGCTTACCCTCAGCTTCAGGCCAACCAAAACTTCTTGAGCCTTCAGCAAGAACTAACCGACACCGAAGACAAGGTAATGGCTGCACGCCGCTTCTATAACGGTGGCGTTCGTGAACTAAACACCAAGATCAAGCAGTTCCCGCAGACTCTTTTTGTGCGCAGCCTTGGTTTCAAGGAACGCGCTTTCTTTGAGGTGGCTGACGCTGCAGCAATTCAAGAGCCGCCAACCGTAAAGTTCTAA
- a CDS encoding pirin family protein, translated as MPAVTADTLTLPRLEPATGRARTVKSVTRGPQGHEGEGFPVTRAFAGVPYQDLDPFIHMDQMGEVEYAPYEPRGTAWHPHRGFETFTYMIDGTFQHQDSHGGGGIIENGATQYMTAGAGVLHIETPPEALVMSGGIFHGIQLWINLPASKKMINPAYQGIQGGDVELVSSQDGGALIRVLAGQIGPFTGPGKSQTPMAIAHITLAPGASVSVPWNPDFNALAYTLAGQGTVGEDGPGTSSAPISTGALAVFGEGDRVVFTAAETQESRHNALEIFLIGGQPIREPVVAYGPFVMNDKAGVLKAMEDYQYGRFGQIPDDAIQPFHHRGH; from the coding sequence ATGCCAGCAGTTACAGCGGACACACTCACACTTCCAAGACTCGAACCGGCTACCGGTCGAGCCAGAACCGTGAAATCAGTTACCCGAGGCCCGCAGGGCCACGAGGGCGAGGGTTTTCCTGTAACTCGCGCATTTGCGGGCGTGCCTTATCAGGACCTTGACCCGTTCATCCACATGGACCAGATGGGCGAGGTTGAATACGCGCCATACGAGCCACGCGGTACCGCATGGCACCCACATCGCGGTTTTGAAACCTTTACCTACATGATCGACGGCACTTTTCAGCACCAAGACAGCCACGGTGGCGGCGGCATCATCGAAAACGGCGCCACGCAGTACATGACTGCCGGTGCTGGCGTTTTGCACATCGAAACCCCACCTGAGGCATTGGTTATGTCGGGCGGAATTTTCCATGGCATTCAGCTTTGGATTAATTTGCCGGCCAGCAAAAAGATGATCAATCCGGCCTACCAGGGCATACAGGGTGGTGACGTCGAGTTGGTCTCCAGCCAAGATGGCGGTGCGCTAATCCGTGTGCTTGCAGGTCAAATTGGCCCATTTACCGGTCCTGGTAAATCTCAAACACCGATGGCGATTGCGCACATAACCTTGGCACCTGGAGCCTCAGTATCGGTGCCATGGAACCCAGATTTCAACGCCTTGGCCTACACCTTGGCGGGGCAAGGAACCGTTGGAGAAGACGGACCGGGCACCAGCTCAGCCCCGATTTCAACCGGCGCTCTTGCCGTGTTCGGCGAGGGCGACAGAGTGGTGTTCACAGCGGCTGAAACTCAGGAGTCACGACACAATGCCCTCGAGATTTTCTTGATTGGCGGCCAGCCGATTCGCGAACCGGTCGTGGCCTACGGCCCATTCGTAATGAATGACAAGGCCGGAGTCTTGAAGGCTATGGAAGACTACCAATACGGTCGTTTTGGGCAGATTCCTGACGACGCGATCCAGCCTTTTCACCACCGAGGACACTAA
- a CDS encoding pirin family protein has translation MILEPRLVKLTTRTGIEIRRTLPNARKRMIGAWAFVDHFGPTQQTDGMVVAAHPHTGLQTATWLFEGRIEHRDSIGTIQHIEPGQLNLMTAGHGISHSELSEAGPQSLHAVQLWIALPDSVREATTAFEHISELPEVTLGKSTIKVFAGELLGVAAPTKLYSKLVGAEVRIPAGTSLTLPVDSSFEHGVMLVQGSVTVNGTDVAQELTEYLSPGTERIEITAGRSDVIAVLLGGEPFSEPIVMWWNFIARTHDEIVEQREQWNARDPRFGEFQDRIGGWIPAPDLPNVTLRSRN, from the coding sequence ATGATTTTGGAGCCACGTCTGGTGAAACTCACTACCCGCACGGGTATTGAGATTCGCCGGACGCTGCCCAATGCACGAAAGCGGATGATTGGCGCTTGGGCATTTGTGGACCACTTTGGCCCAACCCAGCAGACAGACGGCATGGTTGTTGCCGCTCACCCGCACACCGGATTACAAACTGCAACCTGGTTATTCGAAGGTCGAATCGAACACCGCGACAGCATTGGCACGATTCAACACATCGAGCCTGGGCAACTGAACCTGATGACGGCTGGGCACGGAATTTCGCACAGCGAGTTGTCTGAAGCGGGTCCACAATCACTGCACGCCGTTCAATTGTGGATTGCCCTCCCGGATTCTGTTCGCGAAGCCACCACCGCATTCGAGCACATCAGCGAATTACCCGAGGTCACTCTGGGGAAGTCGACCATCAAAGTTTTTGCTGGCGAATTGCTAGGGGTTGCGGCACCAACAAAGCTCTACAGCAAACTTGTTGGCGCAGAAGTGAGGATTCCAGCCGGAACCTCTTTGACGTTGCCGGTGGACTCTTCTTTTGAACACGGAGTCATGCTGGTGCAGGGTTCAGTAACCGTCAACGGCACCGACGTAGCCCAAGAGCTAACCGAGTACCTATCCCCCGGCACTGAGCGGATTGAGATCACTGCCGGCCGCAGCGATGTTATTGCCGTTTTACTCGGCGGCGAACCATTTTCTGAGCCGATTGTGATGTGGTGGAACTTTATTGCCCGAACTCACGACGAAATCGTTGAGCAGCGCGAGCAATGGAATGCTCGTGACCCAAGATTTGGCGAATTTCAAGACCGAATTGGCGGATGGATTCCCGCGCCGGACCTACCAAACGTGACCCTGAGATCGCGCAACTAG
- a CDS encoding NAD(P)/FAD-dependent oxidoreductase: MPANKSGATAPKILIVGGGYAGFYTAFKLEKLLGKNEAEVTLVDPLPYLTYQPFLPEVVAGSIEARHVVTSHRRHLRKTNIVAGKVTNVDHKKKTATIEVAGLKPYKQQYDQIVVTAGAVSRTFPIPGVADNAIGLKTIEEAVEIRNRIITNLDKAANLPAGAARDRLLTFVVVGGGFAGIETFAEMRSLVSYLLRYYPNITFEDTHFHLIEAMGRIMPEVSLETSQWVIANLDQRGAKIHLNTQLQSAEKGKIELSTGESFESDVIVWTAGVMAHPFVRNTDLPLDERGRITAKATLQVVDGENVIADAWTAGDVSAVPDLSGGGVGGFCVPNAQHAVRQAKLLAKNIVASLRNEGIQEYFHKNKGAVAGLGIGVGVFQYKKFAVKGLIAWFMHRGYHGLAMPMWERKIRVFSGWIWNFLLRRDIVAISATKDPRLAFETFASRPKK, translated from the coding sequence ATGCCTGCAAACAAGAGTGGCGCCACTGCGCCAAAGATCCTTATCGTCGGTGGCGGCTACGCCGGTTTCTACACTGCTTTCAAACTAGAAAAACTTCTAGGGAAGAACGAAGCTGAAGTGACCCTAGTTGATCCACTTCCATACCTGACTTACCAGCCATTCCTTCCTGAGGTTGTGGCCGGTTCAATCGAGGCGCGCCACGTTGTGACTTCACACCGTCGTCACCTTCGCAAGACCAACATCGTTGCCGGAAAGGTAACCAACGTTGATCACAAGAAGAAGACTGCGACCATCGAAGTTGCAGGCCTCAAGCCTTATAAGCAGCAGTACGACCAGATCGTCGTGACCGCTGGTGCCGTTTCTCGAACCTTCCCTATTCCAGGTGTTGCAGACAATGCAATCGGCCTGAAGACCATCGAAGAAGCTGTTGAGATTCGCAACCGCATCATCACCAACCTAGACAAGGCAGCCAACCTGCCTGCGGGTGCAGCTCGCGACCGTCTTTTGACCTTCGTGGTTGTTGGTGGCGGTTTTGCCGGTATCGAGACTTTTGCTGAGATGCGTTCGCTCGTCAGCTACTTGCTTCGCTACTACCCAAACATCACTTTTGAAGACACCCACTTCCACCTAATCGAGGCAATGGGTCGCATCATGCCTGAGGTTTCACTTGAGACCAGCCAGTGGGTTATTGCCAACCTTGACCAGCGTGGTGCCAAGATTCACTTGAACACCCAGCTTCAGTCAGCCGAAAAGGGCAAGATTGAGCTATCAACCGGCGAAAGCTTCGAGTCAGATGTAATCGTCTGGACCGCTGGTGTTATGGCTCACCCATTTGTTCGCAACACAGACCTTCCACTAGACGAGCGTGGCCGCATTACCGCAAAGGCAACGCTTCAGGTTGTCGATGGCGAGAACGTGATCGCAGACGCTTGGACTGCGGGTGACGTTTCAGCTGTCCCAGACCTTTCAGGTGGCGGCGTTGGCGGCTTCTGTGTTCCAAACGCTCAGCACGCTGTTCGCCAGGCCAAGTTGCTTGCCAAGAACATCGTTGCTTCGTTGCGTAACGAGGGCATCCAGGAGTACTTCCACAAGAACAAGGGTGCAGTTGCAGGCCTAGGTATCGGTGTTGGTGTGTTCCAGTACAAGAAGTTTGCTGTCAAGGGTCTAATCGCATGGTTCATGCACCGTGGTTACCACGGTCTGGCAATGCCTATGTGGGAGCGCAAGATTCGCGTATTCTCTGGCTGGATCTGGAATTTCTTGCTACGTCGCGACATCGTTGCGATCTCAGCTACCAAGGACCCGCGCTTAGCGTTCGAGACTTTTGCATCTCGACCAAAGAAGTAA